The Felis catus isolate Fca126 chromosome X, F.catus_Fca126_mat1.0, whole genome shotgun sequence genome includes a region encoding these proteins:
- the CHST7 gene encoding carbohydrate sulfotransferase 7 has product MKGRRRRRREYCKFALLLVLYTLVLLLVPSVLDGGRDGDKGAGHCPGLQHSLGVWSLEAAAADEREQGAEGRPAASGGAGLSPPSPGNLSGDVAEAVSREKQHIYVHATWRTGSSFLGELFNQHPDVFYLYEPMWHLWQALYPGDAESLQGALRDMLRSLFRCDFSVLRLYSPPGDPAARAPGAANLTTAALFRWRTNKVICSPPLCPGAPRARAEVGLVEDAACERSCPPVALRALEAECRKYPVVVIKDVRLLDLGVLVPLLRDPGLNLKVVQLFRDPRAVHNSRLKSRQGLLRESIQVLRTRQRGDRFHRVLLAHGVGARPGGQSRALPAAPRADFFLTGALEVICEAWLRDLLFARGAPAWLRRRYLRLRYEDLVRQPRTQLRRLLRFSGLRALAALEAFALNMTRGAAYGADRPFHLSARDAREAVHAWRERLSREQVRQVEAACAPAMRLLAYPRSGEDDDLEPPVDEEKPLETEADGAT; this is encoded by the coding sequence ATGaagggccggcggcggcggcgccgggaGTACTGCAAGTTTGCGCTGCTGTTGGTGCTCTACACGCTGGTGCTGCTGCTCGTCCCCTCCGTACTGGACGGCGGCCGCGACGGCGACAAGGGCGCGGGGCACTGCCCGGGCCTGCAGCACAGCCTGGGAGTGTGGAGCttggaggcggcggcggcggacgAGCGCGAGCAGGGCGCCGAGGGGCGGCCGGCTGCCTCGGGGGGCGCGGGCCTGTCCCCCCCGTCCCCGGGCAACCTCAGCGGCGATGTCGCGGAGGCGGTGTCTCGCGAGAAGCAGCACATCTACGTGCATGCCACCTGGCGCACCGGCTCGTCGTTCTTGGGCGAGCTCTTTAACCAGCACCCGGACGTTTTCTACTTGTACGAGCCCATGTGGCATCTCTGGCAGGCGCTGTATCCGGGCGACGCCGAGAGCCTGCAGGGCGCGCTGCGCGACATGCTGCGCTCCCTCTTCCGCTGCGACTTCTCGGTGCTGCGGCTGTATTCGCCGCCCGGGGACCCCGCCGCGCGCGCCCCGGGCGCGGCCAATCTCACCACGGCCGCCCTCTTCCGCTGGCGGACCAACAAGGTCATCTGCTCGCCGCCGCTTTGCCCCGGCGCGCCCCGTGCCCGCGCCGAGGTCGGCCTCGTCGAAGATGCCGCCTGCGAGCGCAGCTGCCCGCCTGTGGCTCTACGCGCCCTGGAGGCCGAGTGCCGCAAGTATCCGGTGGTGGTCATCAAGGACGTGCGCCTCCTCGACCTGGGTGTGCTGGTGCCTCTGTTGCGTGACCCCGGCCTCAACCTGAAGGTGGTGCAGCTTTTCCGTGATCCACGGGCCGTGCACAACTCGCGCCTCAAGTCCAGGCAGGGGCTGCTGCGTGAGAGCATCCAGGTGCTGCGCACCCGCCAGCGGGGCGACCGCTTCCACCGCGTGCTGCTGGCGCACGGCGTGGGCGCTCGGCCCGGGGGCCAGTCCCGCGCCCTGCCCGCCGCACCGCGCGCCGACTTCTTCCTGACGGGCGCGCTCGAGGTCATCTGCGAAGCCTGGCTGCGCGATCTCTTGTTCGCGCGCGGAGCTCCCGCCTGGCTGCGGCGCCGCTACCTGAGGCTGCGCTACGAGGACCTGGTGCGGCAGCCGCGCACCCAGCTGCGCCGCCTGCTGCGCTTCTCCGGGCTACGCGCGCTCGCCGCCCTCGAAGCCTTCGCGCTCAACATGACGCGGGGCGCGGCCTACGGCGCAGACAGACCCTTCCACCTGTCGGCGCGCGATGCCCGCGAGGCCGTGCACGCCTGGAGGGAGCGCCTGAGCCGAGAGCAGGTGCGCCAGGTGGAGGCGGCCTGCGCTCCAGCGATGCGTCTGCTGGCCTATCCTCGCAGCGGAGAGGACGACGACCTGGAGCCGCCTGTGGATGAGGAGAAGCCGCTGGAGACCGAGGCCGACGGCGCCACGTAG